In Chloroflexota bacterium, one genomic interval encodes:
- a CDS encoding peptidase S8 — MKVRVLPQQILSALSVIAIVSMIAILLMAHGGASASSPPPGDDGNLPQIALRHASRSTQTFVPGRLLVKFRPDLPLARREAQLAAEGVVFREHLDLLDVELVDVPVGRELALARQLESDPTVLYAEPDYIAHALTTEPNDTYYADYQWNMPHIGLETAWDTTTGSSSVIIAIIDTGVDLTHPDLSDKLVSGYDFVNGDSDPSDDEGHGTHVAGIAAATTNNSLGVAGVSWGSKIMPIKVLDSSGSGTYSQIAQGIQWAANNGAKVLNLSLGGTSSSSTLEDAINYAYNAGCILIAAAGNEYEDGNPTVYPAALDHVMAVGAVGDQDEHAYYSNTGSYLDVAAPGGNPSSSYDSDPNHWISSTYWRGSGYSYAMVVGTSQASPHVAGLAALIWSVNPSLTNDEVQSIIETTAVDLGTAGWDETYGWGRVDAAAAVSAASSGTPTPTWTPTPPPGATDTPTPTYTPTRTPTRTPTATATPVPGATDTPTPTSTPTRTPTPTTPPDATATPTPFEGPPQVPPRRNNMRVNRDTGSAAQYNPAIAADWKGRASAVWMDATLGDAIVSYSSMFLGLQGWRFPLRADDAPAAATVIDPKVALFGRDHVVAVWADDRDGDMDIYAARLLPAPNGWGAAQRVNDDPGAARQGKPAVAIDSHGTTYVVWEDWRRGEDQIELRWARQTAGGSWTPSQPVGPQGAKNQRNPAIAVDGRGNVHLVWESQDPAHPGIYWAILRPGSTIWRGFLLVNDPLADGVRPPRHPDVGVGGNGTVYAIWQDFRNGEDDPDIYGARLLPGGGTWEADRRVNHDPVGHVQRDPALAVTADGIAFAVWTDERNTTEAQPDPDIFLATYLPWRNEWTGDLRINDDPPDLPAIQEDPDIAVDGHGNGYVVWVDHRRPDTAPDIYSAFVRTRGTERIYLPILLQETSS, encoded by the coding sequence ATGAAAGTGCGAGTACTCCCCCAGCAGATCCTATCGGCTCTCAGCGTCATCGCGATCGTCAGCATGATCGCGATCCTCCTGATGGCCCACGGAGGGGCTTCGGCATCCAGCCCTCCGCCGGGGGACGATGGGAACCTGCCCCAAATCGCCCTCCGTCATGCTTCCCGGTCTACCCAAACGTTCGTCCCTGGTCGGCTGTTGGTCAAATTCCGTCCGGACCTCCCCTTGGCCCGGCGGGAGGCACAACTGGCCGCCGAAGGGGTGGTCTTCCGCGAACACCTGGACCTGCTGGATGTCGAATTGGTGGATGTGCCGGTCGGGCGGGAGCTGGCCCTGGCCCGACAGCTGGAGAGCGATCCCACCGTCCTGTACGCGGAGCCCGATTACATCGCTCATGCCCTGACCACCGAGCCCAACGACACCTACTACGCCGACTATCAGTGGAACATGCCGCATATCGGGCTGGAGACGGCCTGGGATACCACCACCGGCTCGTCGAGCGTCATCATCGCCATCATCGATACGGGCGTAGACCTCACCCACCCCGATCTGTCCGACAAGCTGGTCTCCGGCTATGATTTCGTCAACGGCGATAGCGATCCCAGCGACGACGAGGGGCACGGCACCCATGTGGCCGGCATCGCCGCCGCGACGACGAACAACAGCCTCGGCGTGGCCGGCGTATCATGGGGCAGCAAGATCATGCCCATCAAGGTGCTGGACAGCAGCGGCAGCGGCACCTATTCCCAAATCGCTCAGGGCATCCAGTGGGCGGCCAACAACGGGGCCAAAGTCCTCAATCTGAGCCTGGGCGGCACCTCGTCCAGCAGCACGCTGGAGGACGCGATCAACTACGCCTACAACGCGGGCTGTATCCTGATCGCGGCCGCCGGCAACGAGTACGAGGACGGCAATCCGACGGTATATCCGGCCGCCCTGGACCATGTGATGGCCGTGGGCGCGGTGGGCGACCAGGACGAGCACGCCTACTACAGCAACACCGGATCCTATCTGGACGTGGCCGCGCCGGGTGGTAATCCCTCCAGCTCTTACGACTCGGACCCGAACCACTGGATCTCCAGCACCTACTGGCGAGGTAGCGGCTACAGCTACGCGATGGTCGTGGGCACTTCACAGGCCAGCCCGCACGTCGCGGGCCTGGCCGCGTTGATCTGGTCGGTCAACCCATCCCTGACCAACGACGAGGTGCAGTCCATCATCGAGACCACGGCGGTCGATCTGGGCACCGCGGGCTGGGATGAGACGTACGGCTGGGGGCGGGTTGACGCCGCGGCGGCCGTATCCGCGGCCTCCAGCGGTACCCCCACTCCCACCTGGACGCCCACCCCTCCGCCCGGGGCCACGGACACTCCCACACCGACGTACACGCCCACTCGAACGCCCACCCGGACGCCCACGGCTACTGCCACGCCCGTCCCCGGGGCGACCGACACACCCACCCCTACATCGACGCCGACACGCACGCCGACACCCACCACCCCGCCCGACGCGACGGCGACCCCCACGCCGTTTGAAGGTCCACCCCAGGTCCCCCCTCGCCGAAACAACATGCGGGTCAACCGGGACACCGGCTCCGCCGCGCAGTACAACCCCGCCATCGCCGCGGACTGGAAGGGGCGAGCCTCCGCCGTGTGGATGGATGCGACCCTGGGCGACGCGATCGTCTCCTACAGCTCCATGTTCCTCGGATTGCAGGGATGGCGCTTCCCTCTCCGAGCCGATGACGCGCCGGCGGCGGCCACGGTGATCGATCCAAAGGTGGCCCTATTCGGGCGCGATCACGTGGTAGCTGTATGGGCAGACGACCGGGACGGGGATATGGACATCTACGCGGCCAGGCTGCTCCCGGCGCCCAACGGCTGGGGGGCGGCCCAGCGGGTGAACGACGACCCCGGAGCCGCTCGCCAGGGCAAGCCGGCCGTCGCCATAGACAGCCACGGCACAACCTACGTGGTCTGGGAGGACTGGCGCAGAGGAGAGGATCAAATAGAGCTCCGTTGGGCCAGACAGACCGCCGGCGGCTCCTGGACGCCCAGCCAGCCCGTGGGGCCGCAAGGCGCCAAGAACCAGCGAAACCCCGCGATAGCGGTGGATGGGCGAGGCAACGTCCACCTGGTCTGGGAAAGCCAGGACCCCGCCCACCCCGGGATCTACTGGGCCATATTGCGCCCCGGTAGCACCATCTGGCGGGGATTCCTGCTCGTGAACGACCCCCTGGCAGACGGCGTGCGGCCGCCCCGACACCCGGACGTAGGCGTGGGCGGAAACGGCACCGTCTATGCCATCTGGCAGGATTTCCGCAACGGCGAGGACGACCCGGACATCTACGGGGCCCGGCTGCTCCCCGGCGGGGGCACCTGGGAGGCGGATCGACGGGTGAATCACGATCCGGTGGGCCATGTGCAACGGGATCCAGCCCTGGCCGTCACAGCCGATGGGATCGCCTTCGCCGTCTGGACGGACGAGCGCAACACGACGGAAGCGCAGCCGGATCCGGACATCTTCCTGGCCACCTACCTGCCGTGGCGGAACGAGTGGACCGGGGATCTCCGTATCAACGACGACCCGCCCGATCTGCCGGCGATACAGGAGGATCCCGACATCGCCGTGGACGGCCACGGGAACGGATATGTGGTCTGGGTGGATCACCGTCGGCCGGACACCGCCCCGGACATCTACTCGGCCTTCGTGCGGACCCGAGGAACGGAACGGATCTACTTGCCGATCCTTCTGCAGGAGACTTCCTCCTGA
- the glpK gene encoding glycerol kinase GlpK, with amino-acid sequence MPRYLMALDQGTTSSRAIVFDEHGQIVSVAQKEFSQIYPQPGWVEHDPEEIWDSQIEVAREALDRAGLHARDLAGIGITNQRETTIVWDRETGKPIHNAIVWQCRRTAAMCDDLRARGLADAIRQKTGLVVDAYFSGTKIAWLLDNVPGARARAERGELAFGTVDTFLIWRLTGGRVHATDYSNASRTMIFNIHTLDWDDDLLRELRIPRAMLPEARPSSGVFGESAPDALGAAVPIAGVAGDQQAATFGQACYTPGMAKNTYGTGCFMLLNTGEQAVPSQRGLLTTIAWGLDGRVTYALEGSIFIAGAAVQWLRDGLGIIATAAETEELAGSVPDTGGVYFVPAFVGLGAPYWDAYARGVIVGLTRGTTRAHLVRATLEAICYQTRDVVDAMVADAGVPLQALRVDGGAVANNLLCQLQADLLGVPVQRPVVTETTALGAAYLAGLAVGLWSGQEEIAAQWQVDREFSPDMPAAERDRLYAGWQRAVERAKGWAETSEA; translated from the coding sequence ATGCCACGTTACCTCATGGCCCTGGATCAGGGCACGACATCATCACGCGCCATCGTCTTCGACGAGCACGGCCAGATCGTCTCCGTAGCCCAAAAGGAGTTCTCCCAGATCTATCCGCAACCCGGCTGGGTTGAGCACGACCCCGAGGAGATCTGGGATAGCCAGATCGAGGTGGCACGGGAAGCGCTGGATCGGGCAGGCCTGCACGCCCGCGATCTGGCTGGCATCGGCATCACGAACCAGCGAGAGACCACCATCGTCTGGGACCGCGAGACCGGCAAGCCGATCCACAACGCCATCGTGTGGCAGTGCCGTCGTACCGCCGCCATGTGCGATGATTTGCGCGCTCGAGGGCTGGCGGACGCCATCCGCCAGAAGACCGGCCTGGTGGTGGACGCTTACTTCTCCGGCACCAAGATCGCATGGCTGTTGGACAACGTGCCCGGCGCCCGGGCCCGGGCTGAGCGTGGCGAGCTGGCCTTTGGCACGGTGGATACATTCCTCATCTGGCGGCTGACGGGCGGCCGGGTGCACGCCACGGATTACTCCAACGCCAGCCGCACCATGATCTTCAACATCCACACCCTGGACTGGGACGACGATCTACTGCGGGAGCTGCGTATCCCACGGGCCATGCTCCCAGAGGCGCGCCCCAGCTCCGGCGTGTTCGGCGAGAGCGCGCCGGATGCCCTCGGCGCCGCGGTGCCCATCGCGGGCGTCGCGGGCGACCAGCAGGCGGCCACCTTCGGCCAGGCGTGCTACACCCCGGGCATGGCCAAGAACACCTACGGCACCGGATGTTTCATGCTGCTCAACACCGGCGAACAGGCGGTGCCCTCCCAGCGCGGTCTGCTGACGACCATCGCCTGGGGGTTGGACGGGCGCGTCACGTACGCCCTGGAGGGGTCTATCTTCATCGCCGGGGCGGCGGTGCAGTGGCTACGGGATGGGCTGGGGATCATCGCCACCGCGGCGGAGACGGAGGAGCTGGCCGGGTCCGTGCCGGACACCGGCGGCGTGTACTTCGTCCCCGCGTTCGTGGGGCTGGGTGCCCCCTACTGGGATGCCTACGCCCGCGGCGTGATCGTGGGGCTGACGCGCGGGACGACCCGGGCGCACCTGGTGCGGGCCACGTTGGAGGCCATTTGCTATCAGACGCGGGACGTGGTGGACGCCATGGTGGCGGATGCCGGGGTTCCGCTGCAGGCGCTGAGGGTGGACGGCGGCGCCGTGGCCAACAACCTCCTGTGTCAGCTTCAGGCGGACCTGCTGGGCGTCCCCGTGCAGCGGCCGGTGGTGACCGAGACCACCGCCTTGGGCGCGGCCTACCTGGCGGGGCTAGCCGTGGGCCTCTGGAGCGGTCAAGAGGAGATCGCCGCGCAGTGGCAGGTAGATCGGGAGTTCAGCCCCGACATGCCGGCCGCCGAGCGCGATCGGCTGTACGCCGGATGGCAGCGGGCCGTGGAGCGGGCCAAAGGTTGGGCGGAGACCTCAGAGGCGTGA